From the genome of Streptomyces sp. NBC_01260, one region includes:
- a CDS encoding TetR family transcriptional regulator, with product MPTKKPSASGPPERKRPSSPGLRERKKQATRNALAEAAVRLAAEHGVENVTVEAISEAAGVSPRTFFNYFPNHDDAFVLIDEGVGERIRESVRRAPADRPPLDVVREALADELDGFEQRQEFWALQAKVLQRSPHLIQRGLQAQVADQRDLAAAIADWLDAGSAAGTAATAAGSGGPRAGARVLDSDLNDTGTRQDGCDDHAARPEAGTGAVRDSLFPQLLAAVAQTAVRVAVEHWCDHPGEVILADTFQEVFAQLAQGLPRPPA from the coding sequence GTGCCCACCAAGAAGCCATCCGCATCGGGGCCGCCGGAACGCAAGAGGCCATCCTCGCCGGGGCTTCGGGAACGCAAGAAGCAGGCAACCCGCAACGCCCTCGCGGAAGCAGCCGTACGCCTGGCCGCCGAACACGGCGTGGAGAACGTCACGGTCGAGGCCATCAGCGAGGCCGCCGGAGTCTCGCCCCGGACGTTCTTCAACTACTTCCCCAACCACGACGACGCGTTCGTGCTGATCGACGAGGGGGTGGGCGAGCGGATCAGGGAGTCCGTTCGCCGCGCCCCGGCCGACCGTCCGCCACTCGACGTGGTCCGCGAGGCCCTCGCCGACGAGCTCGACGGGTTCGAGCAGCGCCAGGAGTTCTGGGCGCTGCAGGCCAAGGTCCTCCAGCGTTCCCCCCACCTCATCCAACGCGGCCTCCAGGCCCAAGTGGCGGACCAACGAGACCTGGCCGCCGCCATCGCCGACTGGCTCGACGCCGGGTCTGCCGCCGGGACCGCCGCCACAGCAGCAGGCTCGGGCGGCCCGCGGGCGGGGGCTCGCGTCCTGGACAGCGACCTGAACGACACGGGCACCCGCCAGGACGGGTGCGACGACCACGCGGCACGTCCGGAGGCCGGCACAGGAGCCGTCCGCGACAGCCTCTTCCCCCAACTGCTCGCCGCAGTCGCCCAGACCGCTGTACGGGTCGCCGTCGAGCACTGGTGCGACCACCCCGGAGAGGTGATACTCGCGGACACGTTCCAGGAGGTCTTCGCCCAACTGGCCCAAGGCCTGCCACGACCACCCGCGTAG
- a CDS encoding amidohydrolase family protein — protein MTASGTTSPAVLDQLQRRSTDPKLRILFVGATIVTMDSGLGVLHDADLLVEGDTIMAVGPGLSPQSAVVVDARGTILAPGFVDTHRHAWETQLRRIMPDVDDLGAYVMSTLTGYATVYRPHDMYVGTRLAALTAIDSGITTMLDFSHNSRTAEHSDAAIQALIDTGIRGVHAAMGPHFGAWDKQWPDDLTPGSDLGRADRAAHLRRREPLRELRQPAEGP, from the coding sequence TTGACCGCCTCTGGCACCACCAGCCCTGCCGTGCTCGACCAGCTTCAGCGCCGATCCACCGACCCGAAGCTGCGCATCCTGTTTGTTGGCGCGACCATCGTCACCATGGATTCCGGCCTCGGCGTCCTGCACGACGCGGACCTGCTCGTCGAGGGCGACACGATCATGGCGGTCGGTCCTGGTCTGAGCCCGCAAAGCGCGGTGGTCGTCGACGCGAGGGGCACGATCCTGGCCCCCGGCTTCGTCGACACGCACCGGCACGCCTGGGAGACGCAGCTGCGCCGGATCATGCCGGACGTCGACGACCTCGGCGCCTACGTCATGTCCACCCTCACCGGCTACGCCACGGTCTACCGGCCCCATGACATGTACGTCGGCACCAGGCTGGCCGCGCTGACGGCGATTGACAGCGGCATCACGACGATGCTCGACTTCTCCCACAACTCCCGCACCGCCGAGCATTCCGACGCCGCGATCCAGGCCCTCATCGACACCGGCATCCGCGGCGTGCACGCCGCCATGGGCCCGCACTTCGGGGCCTGGGACAAGCAGTGGCCCGACGACCTGACCCCTGGCTCCGACCTCGGACGCGCAGATCGGGCTGCTCACCTCCGACGACGGGAGCCGTTGCGCGAGCTGCGGCAACCAGCTGAAGGCCCGTAA
- a CDS encoding MDR family MFS transporter produces the protein MSNRQILQAMSGLMAGMFVAILAGTVVANALPRIIADLGASQSAYTWVVTSELLAMTATVPLWGKLADLFNQKLLLQLSLGLFVVGSLVAGFSQDVNTLIVSRVIQGIGAGGLTALAQIVMAAIIPPRRLGKYAGIFGAVFAVGTVAGPLIGGVLVDTSWLGWRWCFFVGVPFALAGIMLLQRTLKLPTVRRQVRIDWLGAFLIVAGVCSLLIWTSLAGNNFDWASWQTAALVLTGVVLLTAAVFVESRAAEPIIPLDIFRNRTVTLTTLGSFFVGIAMFAGTVFLSQYFQISLGKSPTVAGFMSLPLIGGLLVSSTVAGQIISATGKWKRYLVAGAVIMTAGLGMLSTIDADTHFGLLSLYMAFMGIGVGMLMQNLVLAAQNDVPAHELGAATSVLSFFRSLGGTIGTSVLGAVLANRVASEMTKGLAEKGLPAPAGGHGGAVPDMTKLPEPMKDIVEHAYGVATGDLFLIATPFAFLGLLAVLFIREKPLKTTSGMERLAAEGTPSSEVPAPRDEAGHSPETAAAAGPSGAEKD, from the coding sequence ATGTCCAACCGGCAGATACTCCAAGCGATGTCCGGCCTGATGGCAGGCATGTTCGTCGCCATCCTCGCGGGTACCGTCGTCGCCAACGCCCTGCCGCGTATCATCGCCGACCTCGGCGCGAGCCAGTCCGCGTACACCTGGGTCGTGACGTCCGAGCTCCTCGCGATGACGGCCACCGTGCCGCTCTGGGGCAAGCTCGCGGACCTCTTCAACCAGAAGCTGCTGCTCCAGCTCTCGCTCGGCCTGTTCGTGGTCGGCTCCCTGGTGGCGGGCTTCTCGCAGGACGTCAACACCCTGATCGTCAGCCGGGTCATCCAGGGCATCGGCGCCGGTGGCCTCACCGCGCTCGCCCAGATCGTGATGGCCGCCATCATCCCGCCGCGCAGGCTCGGCAAGTACGCGGGCATCTTCGGCGCCGTCTTCGCCGTCGGCACAGTCGCCGGCCCGCTGATCGGAGGTGTCCTCGTGGACACCTCATGGCTCGGCTGGCGTTGGTGCTTCTTCGTCGGCGTGCCGTTCGCGCTTGCCGGGATCATGCTGCTCCAGCGCACCCTGAAGCTGCCGACCGTACGCCGTCAGGTCAGGATCGACTGGCTGGGCGCCTTCCTGATCGTCGCGGGCGTCTGCTCGCTGCTGATCTGGACCTCGCTCGCCGGCAACAACTTCGACTGGGCCTCCTGGCAGACCGCCGCACTGGTACTCACCGGCGTGGTGCTGCTGACCGCGGCCGTCTTCGTCGAGTCGCGGGCCGCCGAACCGATCATCCCCCTGGACATCTTCCGCAACCGCACGGTCACGCTCACCACCCTGGGCAGCTTCTTCGTCGGCATCGCGATGTTCGCCGGAACCGTGTTCCTCTCGCAGTACTTCCAGATCTCCCTGGGCAAGTCGCCGACCGTCGCGGGCTTCATGAGCCTTCCGCTGATCGGCGGTCTGCTGGTGTCCTCGACCGTCGCCGGGCAGATCATCTCCGCGACCGGCAAGTGGAAGCGGTACCTCGTCGCGGGCGCCGTGATCATGACGGCCGGGCTCGGCATGCTGTCGACCATCGACGCCGACACGCACTTCGGGCTGCTCAGCCTCTACATGGCGTTCATGGGTATCGGCGTCGGCATGCTGATGCAGAACCTGGTACTCGCCGCCCAGAACGACGTGCCCGCGCACGAACTGGGCGCGGCAACCTCCGTACTGTCCTTCTTCCGCAGCCTCGGCGGCACCATCGGAACCAGCGTGCTCGGCGCGGTCCTCGCCAACCGGGTCGCCAGCGAGATGACGAAGGGACTCGCGGAGAAGGGCCTCCCGGCACCCGCCGGCGGCCACGGCGGCGCCGTACCCGACATGACCAAGCTGCCCGAGCCGATGAAGGACATCGTCGAGCACGCCTACGGAGTAGCCACCGGTGACCTCTTCCTGATCGCCACCCCCTTCGCCTTCCTCGGCCTTCTGGCCGTCCTCTTCATCAGGGAGAAGCCCCTGAAGACGACCAGCGGCATGGAGCGCCTCGCCGCGGAAGGCACCCCGTCCTCCGAGGTCCCGGCACCGCGCGACGAGGCGGGCCACTCCCCCGAGACCGCCGCGGCCGCCGGCCCGTCAGGCGCCGAGAAGGACTGA
- a CDS encoding ATP-binding cassette domain-containing protein — protein sequence MPTSKTDNAQEPRAAITAIGLRKSYGDKVVLDGVDLAVPEGTVFALLGPNGAGKTTVVKILSTLISADAPSADAGPGSGSGSGSGGVRVGGHDLAANPQAVRAAIGVTGQFSAVDGLITGEENMLLMADLHHLSRSEGRRAAAGLLERFDLTDAAKKPASTYSGGMKRRLDLAMTLVGNPRIIFLDEPTTGLDPRSRHNMWNIIRELVADGVTVFLTTQYLDEADELADRIAVLNNGRIAAEGSADELKRLIPGGHVRLRFSDPAAYRSAAVALGEGTRDDEALSLRIPSDGSQRELRSLLDWLDSTGIEADELTVHTPDLDDVFFALTGAADIPDQPKETAR from the coding sequence ATGCCCACATCCAAAACTGACAACGCCCAGGAGCCACGCGCCGCCATCACGGCGATCGGGCTGCGCAAGTCCTACGGTGACAAGGTCGTGCTCGACGGCGTCGACCTGGCCGTCCCCGAGGGAACGGTGTTCGCGTTGCTCGGCCCGAACGGCGCCGGCAAGACCACCGTCGTCAAGATCCTCTCCACGCTCATCTCCGCAGACGCCCCGTCCGCCGATGCCGGGCCAGGTTCCGGCTCAGGTTCCGGTTCCGGTGGTGTCCGGGTCGGGGGTCATGACCTCGCCGCGAACCCCCAGGCGGTGCGGGCCGCGATCGGCGTCACCGGGCAGTTCTCCGCGGTCGACGGCCTGATCACCGGCGAGGAGAACATGCTCCTCATGGCCGACCTGCACCACCTCTCCCGCAGCGAGGGACGGCGCGCCGCCGCCGGGCTGCTGGAGCGTTTCGACCTCACCGACGCCGCGAAGAAGCCGGCCTCCACCTACTCCGGCGGCATGAAACGGCGCCTCGACCTCGCCATGACCCTGGTCGGCAACCCGCGGATCATCTTCCTCGACGAACCCACCACCGGCCTCGACCCCCGCAGCCGCCACAACATGTGGAACATCATCCGCGAACTCGTCGCCGACGGCGTCACCGTCTTCCTCACCACCCAGTACCTGGACGAGGCCGACGAACTCGCCGACCGCATCGCCGTCCTCAACAACGGCAGGATCGCCGCCGAGGGGAGCGCCGACGAGCTCAAACGGCTCATCCCCGGCGGTCACGTCCGCCTCCGCTTCTCCGATCCGGCGGCGTACCGGTCCGCCGCCGTCGCGCTGGGCGAGGGCACCCGGGACGACGAGGCGCTGTCGCTGCGGATCCCCAGCGACGGCAGCCAGCGCGAGCTGCGCTCCCTCCTCGACTGGCTGGACTCCACCGGCATCGAAGCCGACGAACTGACCGTCCACACCCCCGACCTCGACGACGTGTTCTTCGCCCTGACCGGCGCCGCAGACATCCCCGACCAGCCCAAGGAGACAGCCCGATGA
- a CDS encoding acid phosphatase, which yields MTTLSAEKRRVVRVFRRRGRGAGTGVVVAAVVAGSLVAGSASSGAVDAAGTASQAGGYWATSYEPGTPRPAGFPAQGPARNLRGETTHITTTVRDVRSDHPNDTSAQEGVESLADQDSGTKWYARDSGRPTGEEPVYAIYTLRTPSAVTGYSLTSASDAPPRDPAAWTVLGSDSDSAGRDADDSSWKVLDQKEGQRFGARGQSNFYPIGTPHAYRHYQLRITDNCADRCEGSAGDRAKLQLADWTLRSSAGSSASALGVRVENADSVGAADGSAALRYAGRVLASGPASSTVVLRSGLDVPLVRESRLSYAIRPDDAASARIALNVVYADPDGRHPRTYAARTGDRTPAPGKWNTVSADLGALAGKRVSEIRLRYEDEHAESGAKPTGWIDELSIGKAAIDASTTWSYLDTPGVDPARGERDRTAWTRTGFEAGDVPWKTAAGPFGAKNDGTDLGAGFPVRTKLRLRKDEGDSVEAYFFRTSFSMDRASLDAITGLLGTVVYDDTVTVYLNGRRIAGHGDGKIEKNLQYEVPDGTSGEGDPVTARFSVPASALRAGANTLAIEVHQCNSTSSDVYLGPGPLAQTAESLPFTDAQLGTSYASDTRPTAPGGGDYFTWLLRSFDAVRNTPSIMGANEVLPKGTTYEELAALNDRTVIDINNTPSGPTDPQVHKALVDGANSPYRTMADGLGTTLGRLYDQALKNGELPKTKALLSGRVEHTPDSSADWYQTAKNNYQYKRPFVRMGFTNDEGLIEPWDSPGGYGGLAGDGSFPSGHTSHGYAQGIVLATLLPELAPQILARASEYGNNRILLAFHYPTDIMGGRIVGEKTAQLRWSDPGFRNLLEQAEAELESVLVQKCREAGAGGSLTRCADSGKAYLPTGQALRVYKQRMTYGFPHIGAQDRPPAVPDGAEDLLRTAHPKLTDAQRRTVLAATQIPSGSVLDEQSDGGSWQRIDLARAMTAKVTAHHDGTLTVDGVRVNAEGERTGK from the coding sequence ATGACAACGTTGTCCGCAGAGAAGAGGCGAGTCGTGCGGGTGTTCAGGAGACGTGGACGAGGCGCGGGGACCGGTGTTGTCGTAGCCGCGGTCGTGGCGGGATCGCTCGTTGCGGGGTCCGCCTCGTCCGGCGCGGTTGACGCGGCGGGTACGGCGTCGCAGGCGGGTGGGTACTGGGCCACGTCCTACGAGCCCGGGACGCCCCGGCCCGCCGGGTTCCCGGCGCAGGGGCCGGCGCGGAACCTGCGCGGCGAGACCACCCACATCACCACCACCGTGCGCGACGTGCGCTCCGACCACCCCAACGACACGAGTGCGCAGGAAGGCGTCGAAAGCCTCGCCGATCAGGACTCCGGCACCAAGTGGTACGCGCGTGACAGTGGCCGGCCCACCGGCGAAGAACCCGTATACGCGATCTACACCCTGCGCACCCCGTCGGCCGTCACCGGCTACTCGCTCACCTCCGCGAGTGACGCACCGCCGCGCGACCCGGCCGCGTGGACCGTGCTCGGGAGCGACAGCGACTCCGCCGGAAGAGACGCGGACGACTCCTCATGGAAGGTCCTGGACCAGAAGGAGGGACAGCGCTTCGGCGCCCGTGGGCAGAGCAACTTCTACCCGATCGGCACCCCGCACGCGTACCGCCACTACCAGCTCCGCATCACCGACAACTGCGCCGACCGGTGCGAGGGTTCGGCCGGTGACCGTGCGAAGCTCCAGCTCGCCGACTGGACCCTGCGCAGTTCCGCGGGCTCCTCGGCCTCGGCGCTCGGCGTCCGGGTCGAGAACGCCGACTCCGTCGGCGCGGCGGACGGCTCCGCCGCACTGCGCTATGCGGGCCGCGTCCTCGCCTCCGGACCGGCCTCCTCCACGGTGGTCCTGCGTTCCGGACTCGACGTCCCGCTCGTGCGCGAGTCGCGGCTGAGCTACGCGATCCGCCCGGACGACGCCGCCTCCGCCCGCATTGCGCTCAACGTCGTCTACGCCGACCCGGACGGTCGGCACCCTCGCACCTACGCGGCGAGGACGGGTGACAGGACACCCGCCCCGGGGAAGTGGAACACCGTCTCGGCCGACCTCGGCGCCCTCGCCGGGAAGCGGGTCAGCGAGATCCGGCTGCGCTACGAGGACGAGCACGCCGAGTCCGGTGCCAAGCCAACCGGTTGGATCGACGAACTCAGTATCGGCAAGGCCGCCATCGACGCCTCGACCACCTGGAGCTACCTCGACACCCCGGGCGTCGACCCGGCGCGCGGAGAGCGGGACCGCACGGCGTGGACCCGGACCGGCTTCGAGGCGGGGGACGTTCCCTGGAAGACGGCCGCCGGTCCCTTCGGCGCGAAGAACGACGGCACCGACCTCGGGGCCGGTTTCCCGGTCCGCACCAAGCTGAGGCTCCGCAAGGATGAGGGTGACAGCGTCGAGGCGTACTTCTTCCGGACCTCCTTCTCGATGGACCGCGCCTCCCTCGACGCGATCACCGGGTTGCTCGGTACGGTCGTCTACGACGACACCGTGACCGTCTATCTCAATGGCCGACGCATCGCCGGCCACGGCGACGGAAAGATCGAGAAGAACCTCCAGTACGAGGTCCCGGACGGTACCTCGGGCGAGGGCGACCCGGTCACCGCCCGCTTCAGCGTTCCGGCCTCGGCCCTGCGCGCGGGCGCCAACACCCTGGCGATCGAGGTCCACCAGTGCAACAGCACCAGCTCCGACGTCTACCTGGGGCCGGGCCCGCTCGCGCAGACCGCCGAATCCCTGCCCTTCACCGACGCGCAGCTCGGCACCTCCTACGCCTCCGACACCCGGCCCACCGCGCCCGGAGGCGGTGACTACTTCACCTGGCTGCTGCGCTCGTTCGACGCCGTGCGGAACACACCGTCGATCATGGGGGCCAACGAGGTCCTGCCGAAGGGAACGACGTACGAGGAGCTGGCCGCGCTCAACGACCGGACGGTCATCGACATCAACAACACCCCCTCCGGGCCCACCGATCCCCAGGTGCACAAGGCACTTGTGGACGGTGCGAACAGTCCGTACCGAACCATGGCGGACGGACTGGGCACCACCCTCGGCCGACTCTACGACCAGGCGCTGAAGAACGGCGAACTCCCCAAAACCAAGGCGCTGTTGTCCGGTCGCGTCGAGCACACCCCGGACTCCTCGGCCGACTGGTACCAGACCGCCAAGAACAACTACCAGTACAAGCGGCCCTTCGTCCGCATGGGATTCACCAACGACGAGGGGCTCATCGAGCCCTGGGACAGCCCCGGCGGCTACGGCGGTCTCGCGGGCGACGGCTCCTTCCCGAGCGGGCACACCAGCCACGGCTACGCGCAGGGCATCGTCCTCGCCACCCTGCTGCCCGAACTGGCACCGCAGATCCTGGCGCGCGCCTCCGAGTACGGCAACAACCGCATCCTGCTGGCCTTCCACTATCCGACCGACATCATGGGCGGCCGGATCGTCGGCGAGAAGACCGCCCAGCTGCGGTGGTCCGACCCAGGGTTCCGTAACCTCCTGGAGCAGGCCGAAGCGGAACTGGAATCCGTCCTCGTGCAGAAGTGCCGCGAGGCCGGGGCGGGCGGTTCGCTCACGCGGTGCGCCGACAGCGGGAAGGCGTACCTGCCCACGGGCCAGGCGCTCAGGGTGTACAAGCAGCGGATGACCTACGGCTTCCCGCACATCGGCGCGCAGGACCGGCCGCCGGCCGTTCCGGACGGGGCGGAGGACCTGCTGCGCACGGCGCACCCGAAGCTCACCGACGCCCAGCGGCGCACCGTACTCGCCGCCACCCAGATCCCCTCCGGCTCCGTGCTGGACGAGCAGAGTGACGGGGGGAGCTGGCAGCGGATCGACCTCGCGCGCGCGATGACCGCGAAGGTCACCGCGCACCACGACGGGACGCTCACCGTCGACGGGGTGCGGGTGAACGCCGAAGGGGAACGGACCGGAAAGTAG
- a CDS encoding ABC transporter permease → MSTLTLAARDSATMLRRNLLHARRYPSLTLNLLLTPVMLLLLFVYIFGDVMSAGIGGGGADRSQYIAYIVPGILLMTVGSTVVGTAVSVSTDMTEGIIARFRTMAIHRGSVLVGHVVGSVLQAVMSVILVGAVAVAIGFRSTDATALEWLAAFALLVLFATALTWIAVGMGLISPNAEAASNNALPMILLPLLSSAFIPVDTMPGWFRPIAEYQPFTPAIETLRGLLLGNEIGNNGWLTLAWCLGLATLGYFWATSKFNRDPK, encoded by the coding sequence ATGAGCACCCTCACCCTCGCCGCTCGCGACTCCGCCACCATGCTGCGCCGCAACCTCCTGCACGCCCGCCGCTACCCCTCCCTCACCCTGAACCTGCTCCTCACCCCAGTCATGCTGCTCCTGCTCTTCGTCTACATCTTCGGCGACGTCATGAGCGCCGGCATCGGCGGCGGCGGCGCCGACCGCTCCCAGTACATCGCCTACATCGTCCCCGGCATCCTGCTGATGACCGTCGGAAGCACCGTGGTCGGAACCGCCGTGTCCGTCTCCACCGACATGACCGAAGGCATCATCGCCCGCTTCCGCACCATGGCGATCCACCGCGGCTCCGTACTCGTGGGACACGTCGTCGGAAGCGTCCTGCAAGCAGTCATGAGCGTGATCCTCGTCGGCGCCGTCGCCGTCGCCATCGGCTTCCGCTCCACCGACGCGACCGCCCTGGAATGGCTCGCCGCATTCGCCCTGCTCGTCCTCTTCGCCACAGCACTCACCTGGATCGCCGTCGGCATGGGCCTCATCAGCCCGAACGCCGAAGCCGCCAGCAACAACGCCCTCCCCATGATCCTGCTGCCACTCCTGTCCAGCGCCTTCATCCCGGTCGACACGATGCCCGGGTGGTTCCGGCCCATCGCCGAGTACCAGCCCTTCACACCCGCCATCGAAACCCTGCGAGGACTACTCCTGGGCAACGAGATCGGCAACAACGGATGGCTCACCCTCGCCTGGTGCCTCGGCCTCGCAACCCTCGGCTACTTCTGGGCAACCTCAAAATTCAACCGCGACCCCAAGTAA
- a CDS encoding YciI family protein codes for MEFLCYHRDRPGSLPLRDELLEEHWSYMDQYEKEMIARGPTLADDGDTPTGSVHIVDLPDPAAARAFAFDEPNYQAGVYRDVLLRRWRNLLGHTMWDFAGGPADGHRYLVIGLGAGQAADLAVPADRDELIAYGPLLSDDGATWLGTAVLARAPDPEAARALLTPERYAGVEVHNWQFGGRRS; via the coding sequence ATGGAATTTCTCTGCTACCACCGCGACCGGCCCGGCTCCCTGCCGCTGCGCGACGAGCTACTGGAAGAGCACTGGTCGTATATGGACCAGTACGAGAAGGAGATGATCGCCCGGGGCCCGACCCTCGCCGACGACGGCGACACCCCCACCGGCAGCGTGCACATCGTCGATCTGCCCGATCCGGCTGCCGCCCGTGCGTTCGCCTTCGACGAGCCGAACTACCAGGCCGGCGTCTACCGGGACGTACTGCTGCGACGGTGGCGCAACTTGCTGGGGCACACCATGTGGGACTTCGCCGGCGGACCGGCCGATGGCCACCGGTACCTGGTGATCGGTCTCGGCGCGGGGCAGGCGGCCGACCTCGCGGTGCCGGCCGACCGGGACGAGCTGATCGCCTACGGGCCCCTCCTGTCCGACGACGGCGCCACCTGGCTGGGGACCGCGGTGCTGGCCCGGGCACCGGACCCGGAGGCGGCACGCGCCCTTCTGACCCCCGAACGCTACGCCGGCGTTGAGGTGCACAACTGGCAGTTCGGCGGGCGTCGGTCATAG
- a CDS encoding DUF4097 family beta strand repeat-containing protein → MPSFDTPAPISVNAHVSAGSIQFAAADRPDTVVEVRPRDPQKDQDVRSAEQTEVTYTSGVLTVRTPKQRYLVGRTGTVDVTVELPTGSSVDLTGSWLQVLSEGRLGEARVKTSSGDVRLDTTGPLHLTASHGSITVDRIEGKAEITTSSGSLRVGIVDGPAVLKNSHGTTTVGAATGDLQVNGAHGDIDIARAEGSVAATTAHGTLRVADVARGTVQLETSYGAIEVGIREGTAAWLDASSGSGQVRNALTASETPEKAEDTVEVRARTRNGNIDVLRART, encoded by the coding sequence ATGCCTTCTTTCGACACGCCCGCACCGATCTCGGTCAACGCCCATGTGTCCGCCGGTTCCATCCAGTTCGCCGCGGCCGACCGTCCCGACACGGTCGTCGAGGTGCGGCCCCGCGACCCGCAGAAGGACCAGGACGTACGATCGGCCGAACAGACCGAGGTCACGTACACGAGTGGCGTCCTGACCGTCAGGACGCCCAAGCAGCGCTATCTCGTCGGACGCACCGGCACCGTCGACGTGACGGTCGAACTGCCCACGGGCTCGAGCGTCGACCTGACCGGCTCCTGGCTCCAGGTACTCAGCGAGGGCCGGCTCGGCGAGGCCCGCGTGAAGACCTCATCCGGTGACGTCCGCCTCGACACGACCGGACCGCTCCACCTGACCGCCTCCCACGGCTCGATCACCGTCGACCGGATCGAGGGCAAGGCCGAGATCACCACCAGCTCCGGCAGCTTGCGCGTCGGCATCGTCGACGGCCCCGCCGTCCTGAAGAACTCGCACGGCACCACGACCGTCGGCGCCGCGACCGGCGACCTGCAGGTGAACGGCGCCCACGGCGACATCGACATCGCGCGCGCCGAGGGCTCGGTCGCCGCCACCACCGCCCACGGCACCCTGCGCGTCGCCGACGTCGCCCGCGGCACCGTTCAGCTGGAAACCTCCTACGGCGCCATCGAGGTCGGCATCCGCGAGGGCACGGCCGCCTGGCTCGACGCCAGCTCCGGCTCCGGGCAGGTGCGCAACGCGCTCACCGCCTCCGAGACCCCGGAGAAGGCCGAGGACACCGTCGAGGTCCGCGCCCGGACCCGCAACGGCAACATCGACGTACTTCGCGCCCGAACCTGA
- a CDS encoding class I SAM-dependent methyltransferase, producing MSGRALSFGVMAEAYERFRPGYPVELFDMVMAYARQPVRTALEIGAGTGKATRLLAQRGVTVTATEPDAAMLAELRKHVPPGVRTVRAAFEDLRPGERYGLVYAAAALHWTKPQDRWSRMAALLEPGGVFASFAGPIQLVDPAVEETVRAAPAPFLESDDIPSPDGTPPGHDMQWPGTELQRSEWFTGVRQSVIERRFTMSARDYVGHLSTISAYLVLPPPEQEQVFRRIMRVLPETVEISADVIVHLARRRYEQ from the coding sequence ATGTCCGGTCGCGCGCTGAGCTTCGGAGTGATGGCGGAAGCATACGAACGGTTCCGGCCCGGGTATCCCGTGGAGCTCTTCGACATGGTGATGGCGTACGCGCGTCAGCCCGTGCGGACTGCCCTGGAGATTGGCGCCGGGACGGGCAAGGCAACCCGCCTGCTGGCTCAACGGGGTGTCACGGTCACCGCGACGGAACCTGACGCGGCCATGCTCGCCGAGCTGCGCAAGCACGTGCCGCCAGGTGTCAGGACGGTACGAGCGGCGTTCGAGGACTTACGACCGGGCGAGAGGTACGGGCTCGTCTATGCAGCGGCGGCGCTGCACTGGACGAAGCCGCAGGACCGGTGGTCACGCATGGCCGCCCTGCTGGAGCCGGGTGGCGTGTTCGCCTCGTTCGCCGGGCCGATCCAGCTGGTCGACCCAGCTGTCGAGGAAACCGTTCGCGCGGCACCGGCACCGTTCTTGGAGAGCGACGATATTCCGTCCCCGGACGGGACACCTCCGGGTCATGACATGCAGTGGCCGGGTACGGAACTGCAACGGTCCGAGTGGTTCACCGGAGTTCGGCAGTCCGTGATCGAACGGCGCTTCACGATGAGTGCTCGCGACTACGTTGGCCATCTCTCGACCATCTCGGCCTATCTCGTGCTGCCGCCGCCGGAGCAGGAGCAGGTGTTCCGCCGGATCATGCGGGTTCTGCCTGAGACGGTCGAGATTTCCGCCGACGTCATCGTGCATCTCGCCCGTCGGCGCTACGAGCAGTAG